The Niallia alba genome includes a window with the following:
- a CDS encoding YlbG family protein, which yields MLGQRQGIIVWLFSLKQAKMLRRYGNVHFISKKLKYVVLYTNQSDVESIMEKIDAHSFVKKVEPSYKPFLKMEFENSRPDKAKEYDYKMGI from the coding sequence ATGCTAGGGCAACGGCAGGGAATTATTGTTTGGTTATTTTCACTAAAACAAGCAAAAATGTTAAGAAGATATGGGAATGTTCATTTTATTTCCAAAAAGTTAAAATATGTTGTGCTCTACACGAATCAAAGTGATGTAGAAAGCATAATGGAAAAAATTGATGCTCATTCTTTTGTTAAAAAAGTAGAGCCGTCTTATAAGCCATTTTTAAAGATGGAATTTGAAAATTCGCGACCAGATAAAGCGAAAGAATACGATTATAAAATGGGGATTTAA